From a region of the Pseudomonadaceae bacterium SI-3 genome:
- a CDS encoding pyruvate dehydrogenase complex dihydrolipoyllysine-residue acetyltransferase: protein MSETIRVPDIGSGEGEVIELFVKVGDRIEADQSILTLESDKASMEIPAPKAGVVKALKVKLGDRLKEGDELLELESEEGQESDAPAEAADEPAAASSGGPADEAEAPTPPGDEAPSASAEDGESQEIKVPDIGSDGKASVIEISVKVGDTIAAEQALITLESDKASMEIPSPAAGVVESISVKVGDEVGTGDLILILKGAASSKPAAASASDSQAQSPAKEKLTEQAAEAPAEAAGESVEEVRIPDIGSSGSAKVIEVMIKAGDSVEADQSLITLESDKASMEIPAPKAGVVESLSIKVGDDAKTGDLILTLKVAGAAPAKKAEPKPQQEPAPQQQAVAPNKQGVPEAKAASTPAPAVSGPSKAGTKVHAGPAVRMTAREFGVELADVTGTGPKGRILKEDVQAYVKNMLHKTKQASAEGATGGAGIPPIPTIDFSRFGEIEEVPMSRLMQVGAANLHRSWLNVPHVTQFESADITELEAFRVAQKAIAEKAGVKLTVLPLLLKACAHLLKELPEFNASLSPSGKSVIRKKYVHVGFAVDTPDGLMVPVIRNVDQKSLLQLAAEAAELAEKARTKKLSPDAMQGACFTISSLGHIGGTGFTPIVNAPEVAILGVSKAAMQPVWDGKAFQPRLMLPLSLSYDHRVINGAAAARFTKRLSELLADIRTMLL, encoded by the coding sequence GTGAGTGAAACCATACGCGTACCCGACATCGGCAGCGGTGAGGGTGAAGTAATCGAATTGTTCGTCAAGGTCGGCGACCGTATCGAAGCCGACCAGAGCATCCTGACGCTCGAATCCGACAAGGCCAGCATGGAGATCCCTGCGCCCAAGGCGGGCGTGGTGAAAGCCTTGAAGGTCAAGCTGGGCGACCGCCTGAAAGAAGGCGACGAACTGCTGGAGCTTGAGAGCGAGGAAGGACAGGAAAGCGACGCGCCGGCAGAAGCCGCGGACGAGCCTGCCGCTGCTAGCAGTGGCGGCCCGGCTGACGAAGCCGAAGCACCCACACCTCCAGGCGATGAAGCTCCGTCGGCATCAGCTGAGGATGGCGAATCGCAGGAGATCAAGGTCCCGGACATCGGATCGGACGGCAAGGCCAGCGTCATTGAAATTTCGGTCAAGGTCGGCGACACCATCGCCGCCGAGCAAGCGCTGATCACGCTGGAGTCCGACAAAGCCAGCATGGAGATACCCTCCCCGGCTGCCGGCGTGGTCGAGAGCATTTCGGTGAAGGTCGGCGACGAAGTTGGTACCGGTGATCTCATCCTGATCCTCAAGGGCGCCGCTTCGAGCAAGCCGGCAGCGGCCAGCGCCTCGGACAGCCAGGCACAAAGCCCGGCCAAGGAGAAACTGACCGAGCAGGCCGCAGAAGCACCAGCCGAAGCTGCAGGCGAGTCCGTGGAGGAGGTTCGTATTCCGGACATCGGCTCCAGCGGCAGCGCCAAGGTCATCGAAGTTATGATCAAGGCCGGCGACAGCGTCGAGGCGGATCAATCACTGATCACGCTGGAGTCGGACAAAGCCAGCATGGAGATCCCAGCGCCCAAGGCTGGTGTGGTGGAGTCGCTGTCGATCAAGGTCGGTGACGATGCCAAGACCGGCGACCTGATCCTGACCTTGAAGGTGGCTGGCGCAGCTCCGGCGAAGAAGGCCGAGCCGAAGCCGCAGCAGGAACCAGCGCCCCAGCAGCAGGCCGTTGCACCGAACAAGCAAGGCGTACCGGAGGCCAAGGCAGCCTCGACGCCAGCCCCGGCCGTGAGCGGGCCGAGCAAGGCCGGCACCAAGGTGCACGCTGGCCCAGCGGTGCGCATGACCGCACGGGAATTCGGCGTGGAATTGGCTGATGTCACCGGAACAGGACCCAAGGGAAGGATTCTCAAGGAAGACGTTCAGGCCTACGTCAAGAACATGCTGCACAAGACCAAGCAGGCCTCGGCCGAAGGCGCTACGGGCGGTGCGGGCATCCCGCCGATCCCGACCATTGATTTCAGCCGCTTTGGTGAAATTGAAGAAGTGCCCATGAGCCGCCTGATGCAGGTCGGTGCTGCCAACTTGCATCGCAGCTGGCTGAACGTGCCGCACGTGACCCAGTTCGAGTCGGCTGACATCACCGAATTGGAAGCTTTCCGTGTCGCGCAGAAGGCGATCGCGGAAAAAGCCGGCGTCAAGCTGACCGTGCTGCCGTTGCTGCTCAAAGCGTGCGCGCATCTGCTTAAGGAGTTGCCGGAATTCAATGCTTCACTGTCACCAAGCGGCAAGTCAGTGATCCGCAAGAAGTACGTGCATGTCGGCTTCGCGGTCGACACTCCGGACGGCTTGATGGTCCCTGTGATACGCAACGTTGACCAGAAGAGCTTGTTGCAGTTGGCAGCCGAAGCGGCAGAGTTGGCTGAGAAGGCCCGCACCAAGAAGCTATCGCCAGATGCCATGCAAGGTGCCTGCTTCACTATCTCAAGTCTCGGCCACATTGGCGGCACCGGCTTTACGCCGATCGTCAACGCGCCGGAAGTGGCGATCCTCGGTGTATCCAAGGCGGCGATGCAGCCGGTTTGGGATGGCAAGGCCTTCCAGCCTCGCCTGATGTTGCCGCTATCGCTGTCCTATGACCACCGCGTCATCAACGGCGCCGCGGCCGCACGCTTCACCAAGCGTCTGTCCGAGCTGCTGGCTGACATCCGCACCATGCTGTTGTGA
- a CDS encoding GGDEF domain-containing protein, which produces MPTFLTAVTGAAVPRLSPARFSHFYAPLALLTGGLVAARQPTLNEFFTSLFNVLPTVLLLLGGAFCIAYGRVRETFLLLTVYIVYFLLDTQVDHYRLTGSLLPEAALTFHLCSLILPALYGLYALWQERAHLLQDGLARLAVVFVVSVLALALARRFPVGVLDWLTEIRWPSLQADWLQLIQLAYPVFLIAILGVLAQYLRRPRPVHAAQLVALVGLFLMLPQVFSRPGALNVLSSLMMLVLVVSIAQEAYQMAFRDELTGLPGRRALNERLQRLGRQYVIAMADVDRFKAFNDTHGHDVGDEVLRLVASRLRKVGGGGRAYRYGGEEFALVFPGRDLTHCLPHLEAVRQAVESYPLQLRDKSSRPKDAEQGRQRRGVASAAAVSVTISIGVAERLITQRSPEEVIKKADQALYSAKGAGRNCIRAHGENRRGAMRTLKEVTTDA; this is translated from the coding sequence ATGCCTACTTTCCTCACGGCCGTTACCGGAGCCGCCGTGCCCCGTCTGAGTCCTGCTCGCTTCAGTCATTTCTATGCTCCCCTGGCGTTGTTGACCGGAGGGCTTGTGGCTGCGCGTCAACCTACCCTGAACGAGTTCTTCACTTCGCTGTTCAACGTGCTGCCTACCGTGCTGCTGTTGCTCGGGGGGGCCTTCTGCATCGCCTATGGCCGGGTCCGTGAGACCTTTTTGCTGCTGACGGTTTATATCGTCTATTTCCTACTCGATACCCAGGTCGATCACTACCGGCTCACGGGCTCGCTACTGCCAGAGGCCGCGCTGACCTTCCACCTGTGTAGCCTGATTTTGCCGGCGCTCTATGGGCTCTATGCCCTTTGGCAAGAGCGTGCACATCTGTTGCAGGACGGTCTGGCACGGCTTGCTGTTGTGTTTGTTGTGTCGGTCTTGGCGCTGGCTCTGGCGCGACGCTTCCCCGTGGGTGTGCTCGACTGGCTGACTGAGATTCGCTGGCCGTCATTGCAGGCCGACTGGCTGCAATTGATCCAGCTGGCCTATCCAGTATTTCTAATCGCGATACTCGGAGTGCTGGCGCAATACCTACGGCGGCCTCGACCAGTGCATGCGGCGCAGTTGGTTGCGCTGGTAGGGCTGTTCTTGATGCTGCCGCAGGTATTCAGTCGTCCGGGTGCACTCAACGTCTTGAGCAGCTTGATGATGCTGGTGCTGGTGGTTTCGATTGCACAAGAGGCCTATCAGATGGCTTTCCGTGACGAGCTGACCGGCCTGCCTGGCCGTCGTGCTCTTAACGAGCGGTTGCAGCGTCTGGGCCGTCAATACGTGATTGCGATGGCCGACGTGGATCGGTTCAAGGCCTTCAACGATACCCATGGGCACGACGTGGGTGACGAGGTACTGCGCCTCGTCGCAAGCCGGCTACGCAAAGTTGGTGGCGGTGGGCGTGCCTATCGTTACGGTGGTGAAGAATTTGCGTTGGTATTTCCGGGGCGTGATCTGACGCATTGCCTGCCGCATCTGGAAGCCGTACGGCAGGCTGTCGAGAGTTATCCGTTGCAGTTGCGTGACAAGTCCAGCCGGCCAAAGGATGCGGAGCAGGGGCGGCAGCGCCGCGGTGTTGCTTCGGCAGCCGCGGTCTCGGTGACCATCAGTATCGGCGTCGCCGAGCGACTGATAACGCAGCGCAGCCCCGAGGAGGTCATTAAGAAGGCCGATCAGGCGCTCTATAGCGCCAAGGGAGCGGGGCGTAACTGCATCCGCGCGCATGGGGAGAACCGCCGCGGTGCAATGCGTACGTTGAAAGAGGTGACCACCGACGCTTAG
- a CDS encoding peptide-methionine (S)-S-oxide reductase — translation MTLRSQILVHKQALPDAGQALPGRATPVPVPAAHFVSGNPLQPPFPEHLQQAMFAMGCFWGAERRFWEHPGVWTTAVVYAGGHTPNPTYEEVCSGLTGHTEAVLVVFDPQQISYDDLLRLFWEAHNPTQGMRQGNDIGTQYRSAIYCFSATELEMARDSEARFQTELNKHGLGGITTEIADLPAFYYAEAYHQQYLAKNPGGYCGLGGTGVCMPA, via the coding sequence ATGACCCTGCGCTCGCAAATTCTCGTTCATAAACAAGCGCTACCCGATGCAGGACAAGCCCTGCCCGGACGCGCCACGCCAGTCCCGGTACCCGCAGCTCACTTCGTCAGCGGTAACCCGCTGCAGCCCCCTTTCCCGGAGCACCTGCAGCAGGCGATGTTTGCAATGGGTTGTTTCTGGGGGGCCGAACGCCGCTTTTGGGAGCATCCAGGTGTATGGACTACCGCGGTGGTCTATGCCGGAGGGCACACGCCAAACCCCACCTACGAAGAAGTCTGTTCCGGTCTTACAGGGCACACCGAAGCCGTGCTGGTGGTGTTTGACCCACAACAGATTTCTTACGACGACCTGCTCAGGCTGTTCTGGGAGGCGCACAACCCGACCCAAGGCATGCGCCAAGGCAACGACATCGGCACCCAGTATCGCTCGGCAATCTACTGCTTTAGCGCCACGGAACTCGAAATGGCGCGCGATAGCGAAGCGCGCTTCCAGACAGAGCTGAACAAGCACGGGCTTGGAGGCATCACCACGGAAATCGCCGACCTACCGGCTTTCTACTACGCAGAGGCCTATCACCAGCAATATTTGGCGAAGAACCCTGGCGGATACTGTGGCCTTGGAGGCACAGGCGTCTGCATGCCAGCCTGA
- a CDS encoding acyl-CoA dehydrogenase produces MPAYKAPLRDMRFLIDEVFDFHGSYAANGAEDATPDTVSAILEEGAKFCEQVLAPLNRSGDEEGCHFDDGVVVTPKGFKEAFAQYAEGGWMGLASDPAYGGQGLPHSLGLVVGEMVGSANTSFGMYPGLTHGAMAAIGAHGTDEQKQAYLTRMTEGRWTGTMCLTESHCGTDLGIIKTRAVPQADGSYAISGTKIFISAGEHDMSENIVHLVLAKLPDAPAGTKGISLFIVPKFLPDAAGEAGERNAVACGSIEHKMGIKASATCVINFDGATGFLIGEPNKGLNCMFTMMNHARLGTGMQGLCSGEASFQGAIQYANERLQMRALTGAKFPEKAADPIIVHPDVRRMLLTMKAFNEGNRALAYFTAQLLDQIHSPDADKRKEAEDLLAFLTPICKAFMTETGLEVTNLGMQVFGGHGYIREWGMEQLVRDCRIAPIYEGTNGIQALDLLGRKVLGSQGKLMLGFTKQVHKFCEANGQHPQLQQYVTQLAGLNRELGEITTRIGMAAMKNPDEVGAASVDYLMYCGYLILGYFWLRMAVVAQSKLDEAGSDTAFYQSKLTTAEFYFARLLPRTAAHKAAIEAGSASLMKLAADQFAF; encoded by the coding sequence ATGCCCGCTTACAAAGCTCCCCTGCGCGATATGCGCTTCCTGATCGACGAAGTGTTCGACTTTCATGGCAGCTATGCGGCCAATGGTGCCGAAGACGCCACGCCAGACACGGTCAGCGCGATTCTCGAGGAGGGCGCCAAGTTCTGCGAACAGGTTCTGGCGCCGCTCAACCGCAGCGGTGACGAGGAGGGGTGCCATTTCGATGACGGCGTGGTCGTCACCCCGAAAGGCTTCAAGGAGGCCTTCGCGCAGTACGCCGAAGGTGGCTGGATGGGGCTGGCCTCGGATCCTGCCTATGGCGGACAGGGCCTGCCGCACTCGCTGGGGCTGGTCGTTGGCGAGATGGTCGGCTCGGCGAACACCTCCTTTGGTATGTATCCCGGACTGACCCATGGTGCCATGGCCGCAATCGGGGCTCACGGCACCGATGAGCAGAAACAAGCCTACCTGACCCGGATGACCGAGGGCCGCTGGACCGGCACCATGTGCCTCACCGAATCCCACTGCGGCACGGATCTGGGGATCATCAAGACTCGCGCGGTACCGCAGGCTGACGGCAGCTACGCGATCAGCGGCACGAAGATCTTCATCTCGGCCGGCGAGCACGACATGAGCGAGAACATCGTGCATCTGGTTCTGGCCAAACTCCCCGATGCCCCGGCTGGCACCAAGGGGATTTCGCTGTTCATCGTGCCTAAGTTCCTGCCTGATGCCGCCGGCGAAGCGGGCGAGCGCAATGCTGTTGCCTGCGGCTCCATCGAGCACAAGATGGGGATCAAGGCCTCGGCGACCTGCGTCATCAACTTCGACGGCGCCACGGGTTTCCTCATCGGTGAGCCCAACAAAGGTCTCAACTGCATGTTCACGATGATGAACCATGCCCGGCTGGGTACTGGCATGCAGGGGCTATGCAGTGGCGAGGCGAGCTTTCAGGGCGCGATCCAGTACGCCAACGAGCGTTTGCAAATGCGTGCGCTGACCGGCGCGAAGTTTCCTGAGAAAGCGGCCGACCCGATCATCGTGCACCCTGATGTGCGGCGCATGCTATTGACGATGAAGGCTTTCAACGAGGGCAACCGTGCCCTGGCGTACTTCACCGCACAGTTGCTCGATCAGATACACAGCCCCGACGCCGACAAGCGCAAGGAAGCCGAGGACCTGCTCGCCTTCCTCACGCCGATCTGTAAGGCCTTCATGACCGAAACCGGGCTGGAGGTGACTAACCTCGGCATGCAGGTGTTTGGCGGCCACGGCTATATCCGAGAGTGGGGTATGGAGCAGCTCGTGCGTGATTGCCGCATCGCCCCGATCTATGAGGGCACCAACGGCATCCAGGCGCTCGATCTGCTGGGGCGCAAGGTACTGGGCAGCCAGGGCAAGCTGATGCTCGGTTTCACCAAGCAGGTGCACAAGTTCTGCGAGGCCAACGGGCAGCATCCTCAGCTGCAGCAATACGTGACACAACTGGCTGGCCTCAATCGTGAGCTGGGCGAGATCACCACACGAATCGGTATGGCAGCGATGAAGAATCCCGACGAAGTCGGTGCAGCCTCGGTGGACTACCTGATGTACTGCGGTTACCTGATCCTGGGCTATTTCTGGCTGCGCATGGCTGTGGTGGCTCAGAGCAAGCTGGACGAGGCGGGCAGCGACACGGCTTTCTACCAGTCGAAGCTGACCACCGCCGAATTTTACTTTGCTCGCCTGCTTCCGCGCACCGCTGCCCACAAAGCGGCCATCGAGGCCGGGAGTGCAAGCCTGATGAAGCTGGCCGCTGACCAATTCGCTTTCTGA
- a CDS encoding acyl-CoA dehydrogenase has translation MADYKAPLRDMRFVLNEVFDAPKLWQTMPALAEVVDAETAEAILEEAGKITANSIAPLNRSGDEEGCRWVDGVVATPAGYPEAYRLYAEGGWVGVGGDPAYGGMGMPKAISAQVEEMMNSASLAFGLYPMLTSGACLSIYAHASEELKQKYLPNMYAGVWSGSMCLTEPHAGTDLGIIRTKAEPQADGSYKVSGTKIFITGGEHDLTDNIIHLVLAKLPDAPAGSRGISLFLVPKVMVNEDGSLGERNSLSCGSIEHKMGIQASATCVMNFDGATGWMVGEPNKGLAAMFTMMNYERLGVGIQGLSTGERSYQSAIEYARERIQSRAPTGPVSQDKAADPIIVHPDVRRMLLTMKALNEGGRAFSSYVALQLDIAKFGDDAEARQRAEAQVALLTPVAKAFLTDMGLETTVHGQQIFGGHGFIREWGQEQLVRDCRITQIYEGTNGIQALDLLGRKVVGSGGELYNAFAEEIRSYCAAAGSELGEFTVPLKAALESLDGLTAFVIDSAKRNPNEIGAASVEYLHVFGYTAYAYMWARMAEAALGKEKQDDFYASKLGTARFYFARLLPRIHSLSASVRAGSESLYLLDAAQF, from the coding sequence ATGGCTGACTACAAAGCACCCCTGCGCGATATGCGTTTCGTCCTAAATGAAGTCTTCGACGCCCCGAAGCTCTGGCAGACGATGCCAGCGTTGGCGGAAGTCGTTGATGCGGAAACCGCCGAAGCCATCCTCGAGGAGGCCGGCAAGATCACAGCGAATTCCATCGCACCGCTCAACCGCAGCGGTGACGAGGAAGGCTGTCGCTGGGTCGACGGCGTGGTAGCCACTCCGGCTGGATACCCAGAGGCCTACCGCCTTTACGCCGAAGGCGGCTGGGTCGGTGTAGGCGGCGACCCAGCCTACGGCGGCATGGGCATGCCGAAAGCGATCTCGGCGCAGGTCGAGGAAATGATGAACTCTGCCAGTTTGGCGTTCGGTCTCTACCCAATGCTGACTTCCGGAGCCTGCCTGTCAATCTACGCCCATGCCAGCGAAGAGCTGAAGCAGAAGTACCTGCCAAACATGTATGCCGGTGTCTGGTCCGGTTCCATGTGCCTGACCGAGCCCCACGCCGGGACCGATTTGGGCATCATCCGAACCAAGGCGGAGCCTCAGGCGGATGGCTCTTACAAGGTCAGCGGCACCAAGATATTCATCACCGGCGGCGAGCACGATCTCACCGATAACATCATCCATCTGGTATTGGCCAAGCTCCCCGACGCACCGGCCGGCTCGCGCGGTATCTCGCTGTTCCTGGTGCCCAAGGTGATGGTCAATGAAGACGGCAGCCTGGGTGAGCGCAACAGCCTGAGCTGCGGCTCCATCGAGCACAAGATGGGTATCCAGGCATCAGCCACCTGCGTGATGAACTTCGACGGCGCCACGGGCTGGATGGTCGGCGAGCCCAACAAGGGACTGGCCGCCATGTTCACCATGATGAACTACGAGCGTCTGGGCGTTGGCATCCAAGGGCTCTCCACCGGCGAGCGTTCTTACCAGAGTGCCATCGAGTACGCCCGTGAGCGCATCCAGAGCCGCGCTCCGACGGGGCCGGTATCGCAAGACAAGGCCGCCGATCCGATCATCGTGCATCCAGACGTGCGCCGCATGCTGCTGACCATGAAAGCGCTGAACGAAGGCGGGCGCGCCTTCTCCAGCTATGTCGCCCTGCAGCTGGACATCGCCAAGTTCGGTGATGATGCCGAAGCACGTCAGCGTGCCGAGGCGCAGGTGGCTCTGCTGACGCCGGTGGCCAAAGCCTTCCTCACCGACATGGGTTTGGAAACCACTGTCCATGGTCAGCAGATCTTCGGTGGCCACGGCTTCATCCGGGAGTGGGGGCAGGAGCAACTGGTCCGCGACTGTCGGATCACCCAGATCTACGAAGGCACCAACGGCATCCAGGCGCTGGACCTGCTCGGACGCAAGGTGGTGGGCAGTGGTGGCGAGCTGTACAACGCGTTTGCGGAGGAAATCCGAAGCTACTGTGCGGCTGCGGGCAGTGAGCTTGGTGAGTTCACTGTTCCACTGAAGGCGGCATTGGAGAGTCTCGATGGACTCACAGCCTTCGTCATCGATAGCGCAAAGCGCAACCCTAACGAGATCGGCGCGGCCTCGGTCGAATACCTGCATGTGTTCGGTTACACGGCCTACGCCTATATGTGGGCGAGAATGGCAGAAGCCGCGCTGGGCAAGGAAAAGCAAGACGATTTCTACGCCAGCAAGCTCGGCACAGCGCGGTTTTATTTCGCACGTCTGTTGCCTCGCATTCACTCGTTGAGCGCCTCGGTCCGAGCCGGCAGCGAATCGTTGTATCTGCTCGATGCTGCGCAGTTCTAA
- a CDS encoding diguanylate cyclase, with product MKIHTDAASRLATEVVTQLPVPSRLGMLRFERLNESSWALLFLDPACERYLGQPAQDLCSLIDSPYASLMEPQVRLKLHDVVQAQLATLGHYSIRYCLHTCGGPLDMLEIGELCQQYGRDLVRGYLIVEPHAAEASPALEAENAKLRSTLEFYQQAQDEHLEHLIRSRAQQSLIVRLARHRYSAADPQLEAAQLITQAASEAYGIARASIWHLKGNHLEAIAAYCRDSGSLEYPSSLEMSGCPRYMEALHRGRVIDVQNIAEDARTVELAQAFFKPRGITSILDATIRVGGEVFGVLCLEHSGCVRIWHADEVAFAGELADQYAQVLANQQRVSATYTLHLFQRAVEQSASAFILVDRDGIVEYVNPSFTSITQFSADEVRGRRLAELTALENLSELLFDTSSALSQSNSWQGEFRSRRKNLEPYWGQLSISKVFGESGELTHYIGIYEDITQSKLAQQHIERLAYTDNLTSLGNRPFFIRSIEERFATNKEPQLCLLLVDIDNFKRINDSLGHQTGDKLLASLARRLRNSLNRDSVLARFASNEFALLLDNMDLEEGRLLAHQVLRILDKPLFVDKQLISVSASLGLACSPLHGRDPETLMKHAGQALHKAKANGKNQVQVFTEALHAEANYKLFVENNLRRALVQNELEVFYQPKLCLRSGRLQGLEALLRWNHPEKGMIRPDQFIGVAEETGLIIPIGKWVAREACRMGLQLAALGIGNPQVAINLSPKQFSDPDLVGSIAAILSEEQLPPDRLELELTESLLLEATEETRQQLIGLKALGVTLAMDDFGTGYSSLSYLKKFPIDVIKIDRSFIKDIPDNQDDIEITSAVIAMARNLNLKVVAEGIETVEQLTFLRHQRCDIGQGYLFDKPIPGDQLLTSLRRYPHWL from the coding sequence ATGAAAATACATACCGATGCCGCCAGCCGTTTGGCGACCGAGGTTGTGACGCAGTTGCCAGTGCCTTCGAGGCTGGGCATGCTGCGCTTCGAGCGTTTGAATGAATCCAGCTGGGCGCTGCTGTTTCTAGACCCTGCCTGCGAACGTTATCTAGGCCAGCCCGCGCAGGATCTCTGTTCCCTGATCGACTCGCCTTACGCCAGCCTCATGGAACCGCAGGTTCGCCTTAAGCTTCATGACGTTGTGCAAGCCCAGCTCGCAACGCTGGGCCACTATTCCATCCGGTATTGCCTGCACACCTGCGGTGGGCCGTTGGATATGTTGGAAATCGGTGAACTCTGCCAGCAGTATGGTCGAGATCTGGTCCGCGGCTACCTGATTGTCGAACCCCATGCAGCGGAAGCCTCCCCTGCGCTGGAAGCCGAAAATGCGAAGCTGCGGTCGACCCTGGAGTTTTATCAGCAGGCCCAGGATGAGCACCTCGAACACCTGATCCGCTCCCGTGCGCAGCAGAGTCTGATTGTGCGCCTGGCCCGGCACCGGTACAGCGCAGCCGACCCGCAGCTCGAGGCCGCCCAGCTGATCACCCAAGCCGCCAGCGAAGCCTACGGGATAGCACGCGCGTCGATATGGCATTTGAAGGGTAATCATCTAGAAGCCATCGCCGCCTACTGTCGCGATAGTGGCAGCCTCGAATACCCCTCATCGTTGGAAATGTCGGGCTGTCCGCGTTATATGGAGGCGCTGCACAGGGGGCGAGTGATCGATGTGCAAAACATCGCCGAAGACGCCCGGACCGTGGAACTTGCGCAAGCTTTTTTCAAACCACGGGGTATCACGTCGATCCTTGACGCAACGATACGGGTTGGTGGTGAGGTGTTTGGCGTGCTCTGTCTAGAACACTCCGGTTGCGTCAGAATCTGGCATGCCGACGAGGTGGCGTTCGCTGGTGAACTGGCCGATCAGTATGCGCAGGTGCTAGCCAATCAGCAGCGCGTCAGTGCGACTTACACATTGCACCTCTTCCAGCGCGCGGTCGAACAGAGTGCTAGCGCGTTCATCCTGGTCGATCGTGATGGCATCGTCGAGTACGTGAATCCGAGCTTCACCTCTATCACTCAGTTTTCAGCCGATGAGGTCCGGGGCCGTCGCCTAGCCGAGCTTACCGCCTTGGAAAACCTCAGCGAATTGCTGTTCGATACCTCGTCGGCCTTGTCGCAGAGCAACAGCTGGCAGGGTGAATTTCGCAGCCGCCGAAAGAATCTTGAGCCCTACTGGGGGCAGTTGTCGATTTCCAAGGTGTTCGGTGAGAGCGGTGAACTCACGCACTACATCGGCATTTACGAAGACATCACGCAGAGCAAGTTGGCGCAGCAGCACATCGAGCGCCTGGCCTATACCGATAACCTGACCAGCCTCGGAAATCGGCCGTTTTTCATTCGCAGCATCGAAGAGCGCTTCGCCACCAACAAAGAACCGCAGCTGTGTTTGTTGCTGGTGGACATCGACAATTTCAAGCGCATCAATGACAGTCTTGGACACCAGACCGGCGACAAATTGCTGGCCAGCCTGGCTCGGCGTCTACGCAATAGCCTCAACCGAGACAGTGTGCTTGCACGCTTCGCCAGCAACGAGTTCGCCCTCCTGCTCGACAACATGGACCTGGAAGAAGGCCGGCTCCTGGCGCATCAAGTGCTGCGCATCCTCGACAAACCCCTGTTCGTCGACAAACAGCTGATCAGCGTCAGCGCCTCCCTGGGCCTGGCCTGTTCGCCGCTGCATGGCCGCGATCCCGAGACGCTGATGAAACACGCTGGCCAAGCCCTGCATAAAGCCAAGGCCAACGGCAAGAATCAGGTCCAGGTGTTTACCGAAGCCTTGCACGCCGAGGCCAACTACAAGCTATTCGTCGAAAACAATCTGCGCCGTGCGCTGGTGCAGAATGAGCTAGAAGTCTTCTATCAACCCAAGCTCTGCCTGCGCAGCGGTCGGCTGCAGGGACTGGAAGCGCTGCTGCGCTGGAACCACCCGGAAAAAGGCATGATCCGCCCTGACCAATTCATCGGCGTTGCCGAGGAAACCGGGCTGATCATCCCGATAGGCAAGTGGGTAGCACGGGAGGCCTGTCGAATGGGCCTGCAGCTCGCAGCGCTGGGCATCGGCAATCCCCAGGTCGCGATCAACCTGTCGCCCAAACAATTTTCGGATCCCGACCTGGTCGGCTCAATCGCCGCCATTCTTTCCGAAGAGCAGCTACCACCCGACCGTCTTGAGCTGGAGCTGACTGAGAGCCTACTGCTCGAAGCGACCGAAGAGACCCGCCAGCAACTGATAGGGCTTAAGGCACTCGGGGTCACCCTGGCAATGGATGACTTCGGTACCGGTTATTCGTCGTTGAGCTATCTGAAGAAATTTCCCATCGATGTAATCAAAATCGACCGCAGCTTTATCAAGGACATCCCGGACAACCAGGACGATATCGAGATCACCTCAGCCGTTATCGCCATGGCCCGCAACCTCAATCTCAAGGTGGTTGCGGAAGGTATCGAGACAGTAGAACAACTGACCTTCCTACGCCATCAGCGCTGCGATATCGGGCAGGGTTACCTGTTCGACAAGCCCATCCCCGGCGACCAGCTACTGACCTCGCTACGCCGATACCCGCACTGGCTCTAA